One genomic region from Mytilus trossulus isolate FHL-02 chromosome 9, PNRI_Mtr1.1.1.hap1, whole genome shotgun sequence encodes:
- the LOC134683585 gene encoding uncharacterized protein LOC134683585, with amino-acid sequence MYNTTINKIPQKKMNKMVYDRVPVISTPRKNNMNVDRSGMVALFMDDCSTTSGSCVQSRILRPSDTYSTVSSEQSLPFHLMSDSSSCTSCSQNQWNLPPYTVIDPYRHYANVPVYKSTTVTLKTVKRTSRKSVWLGLIFGFSIFLLVVLGAVISYGLENGML; translated from the exons ATGTACAATACAACAATTAACAAGATTCCACAAAAGAAGATGAACAAAATGGTATACGACCGAGTCCCAGTTATCAGTACTCCCAGAAAGAACAACATGAACGTGGATAGAAGTGGTATGGTGGCTCTTTTTATGGACGACTGTTCTACCACTTCTGGTAGCTGTGTGCAAAGCCGTATTCTGAGGCCATCTGATACCTACTCAACAGTATCTTCGGAACAAAGTCTTCCGTTCCATCTGATGTCTGACAGCTCATCATGTACCAGTTGTTCACAGAACCAGTGGAACCTACCTCCTTACACTGTCATAGACCCATACAGACACTACGCAAACGTACCAGTCTATAAATCTACG actGTTACACTGAAGACAGTAAAGAGGACATCAAGGAAGAGTGTATGGCTTGGTCTTATATTCGGTTTCTCTATATTCCTCCTGGTCGTGCTTGGAGCTGTCATCTCATATGGTTTAGAAAATGGCATGCTGTGA